A genomic stretch from Pararhizobium sp. IMCC21322 includes:
- the dapD gene encoding 2,3,4,5-tetrahydropyridine-2,6-dicarboxylate N-succinyltransferase, with amino-acid sequence MTDLAALETIIEAAFEDSGSIDTHTTGEIRDAVETSLNMLDRGAARVAERQADGEWTVNQWLKKAVLLSFKLNSMKIIEGGPGESVWWDKVPSKFDGWGALDFEKAGFRAVPNCTVRKSAYIAPGVVLMPSFVNLGAYVDEGSMVDGWATVGSCAQIGKNVHLSGGVGIGGVLEPLQAGPTIIEDNCFIGARSEVVEGCIVREGSVLGMGVYIGKSTKIVDRATGEIHMGEVPPYSVVVAGALPGKPIPGQNWGPSLYCAVIVKKVDAQTRSKTSINELLRD; translated from the coding sequence ATGACTGACCTTGCAGCCTTGGAAACCATTATCGAAGCCGCTTTTGAAGATAGCGGCTCAATTGACACCCACACCACCGGCGAAATTCGGGATGCTGTGGAGACCTCTTTGAACATGCTGGATCGGGGTGCAGCCCGTGTCGCAGAGCGACAGGCCGATGGAGAATGGACAGTCAATCAATGGCTGAAAAAAGCGGTTCTGTTGTCCTTCAAGCTGAACAGCATGAAAATCATTGAAGGTGGACCAGGCGAGTCCGTTTGGTGGGATAAAGTGCCCTCAAAGTTTGACGGCTGGGGCGCTCTGGATTTCGAAAAAGCCGGTTTCCGCGCTGTCCCCAACTGTACGGTACGCAAATCAGCCTATATCGCCCCCGGCGTGGTTTTGATGCCGTCTTTTGTCAACCTTGGTGCCTATGTGGATGAGGGGTCCATGGTTGATGGCTGGGCAACCGTCGGGTCCTGCGCCCAGATTGGCAAGAATGTGCATCTGTCCGGCGGTGTCGGGATTGGCGGCGTGTTGGAACCACTTCAGGCGGGCCCAACGATCATTGAAGATAATTGCTTCATTGGTGCGCGGTCGGAAGTGGTGGAAGGCTGTATTGTTCGTGAAGGTTCCGTGCTGGGCATGGGTGTCTATATCGGCAAATCAACCAAGATTGTAGATCGTGCCACAGGCGAGATTCACATGGGTGAAGTGCCCCCATATTCTGTTGTCGTTGCCGGCGCGCTACCGGGCAAACCCATTCCCGGACAGAACTGGGGCCCGAGCCTTTACTGTGCCGTCATTGTGAAAAAGGTGGATGCACAGACGCGGTCAAAAACATCCATCAACGAACTGCTGCGCGATTGA
- the hisB gene encoding imidazoleglycerol-phosphate dehydratase HisB, with the protein MSNRIGSRSRQTSETDIEVSVTVDGTGQYDIETGVGFFDHMLEQLARHSGMDFKIRANGDLHIDDHHTVEDVGIALGMALNDALGDRAGITRYGSADLPMDEAMSRAAIDVSGRPFLVWNLDFNAAKIGNFDTELVREFFQAFAMNGRLTLHVEGVYGENNHHIAESAFKAVARALRVAIAMDSRESGKIPSTKGTL; encoded by the coding sequence ATGAGCAACCGCATTGGCAGCCGGTCCAGACAGACCAGTGAAACAGACATTGAAGTGTCTGTCACGGTGGATGGAACCGGGCAGTATGACATTGAAACCGGCGTCGGATTTTTCGATCATATGCTGGAGCAACTAGCGCGTCACAGTGGCATGGATTTCAAAATCCGCGCCAATGGCGATCTGCATATTGATGACCACCACACCGTGGAAGATGTCGGCATTGCGCTGGGTATGGCGCTGAATGATGCGCTGGGCGACCGTGCCGGCATTACCCGCTATGGCTCGGCCGATCTGCCCATGGATGAAGCCATGTCACGGGCAGCGATCGATGTGTCCGGCAGACCGTTTCTGGTTTGGAACCTTGACTTCAATGCTGCAAAAATCGGCAATTTCGATACCGAACTGGTGCGCGAGTTTTTCCAGGCATTTGCCATGAATGGACGACTGACGCTGCATGTTGAGGGTGTCTATGGTGAGAATAATCACCATATTGCGGAAAGCGCCTTTAAGGCGGTCGCACGAGCTTTGCGGGTTGCGATTGCCATGGATAGCCGTGAAAGCGGCAAGATACCTTCCACCAAAGGCACCCTTTAA
- a CDS encoding ABC transporter ATP-binding protein, producing MITALYDWFEKRIEPFPSDEPTRPPKTLMAFLWHYSKPVLPVLLVMSTITAAIAIMEVLMFGFLGSLVDRLNASSPETFWADNGVSLSLMALMIVVLLPLTVFLGGLLIHQSLLGNFPMIIRWQAHRYLLGQSMSFYQDDFAGRIATKVMQTSLAVREAVMKVLDVLVFVTVYFIGAVVLIAVADWRLAVPLLVWLVCYVFLLRHFIPRLRRIAERQADARSLMTGQIVDSYTNILTVKLFSHRSREEDYAREGLDGFLQTVHAQMRQVTGLQALLYVINCLLIFSTSAAAIGLWLAADVSTGAIAVAIGLALRLNGMSQWIMWELSALFENIGTVEDGITTLSNDRDITDASTAPTLSRVDGAVSFDHVGFHYGKLDNQQNAADSNEDGDPGKGVLHDITLGIAPGEKIGLVGRSGAGKSTLVNLLLRLYDVESGRITIDGHNIAKVTQNSLRGQISMVTQDTSLLHRSVRENILYGRPDASEADMIQAATQAEAMEFIADLVDPKGRQGFDAHVGERGVKLSGGQRQRIAIARVLLKDAPILILDEATSALDSEVEAAIQEQLFNLMKGKTVIAIAHRLSTIATMDRLVVMDGGHIAETGTHEALIANDGLYASLWHRQSGGFLGGVDQTVAAE from the coding sequence ATGATTACCGCACTTTACGACTGGTTCGAAAAACGGATTGAGCCGTTTCCATCCGACGAGCCAACACGCCCGCCCAAAACGCTGATGGCGTTTCTGTGGCATTATTCAAAGCCTGTGCTGCCAGTCCTGCTGGTGATGTCCACCATCACGGCGGCCATCGCCATCATGGAAGTGCTGATGTTCGGGTTTTTGGGGTCCCTTGTCGACCGTTTGAACGCGTCCAGCCCGGAAACATTCTGGGCGGATAATGGTGTGTCTCTGTCGCTGATGGCCCTGATGATCGTTGTGTTGTTGCCATTGACTGTCTTTCTGGGCGGTTTGCTGATCCATCAATCATTGCTGGGCAATTTTCCGATGATCATCCGCTGGCAGGCACATCGCTATCTTTTGGGTCAATCCATGAGCTTTTATCAGGATGACTTTGCAGGCCGAATTGCCACAAAAGTCATGCAGACCTCGCTGGCGGTCCGCGAAGCTGTGATGAAGGTTCTGGATGTTCTGGTGTTCGTCACAGTCTATTTCATTGGAGCCGTCGTTCTAATCGCCGTGGCAGACTGGCGCCTGGCGGTGCCATTGCTGGTATGGCTTGTCTGTTACGTTTTTCTGTTGCGTCATTTCATTCCACGCCTGCGCCGTATCGCGGAGCGTCAGGCCGATGCACGCTCACTGATGACGGGCCAGATCGTCGACAGCTATACCAATATCCTCACGGTTAAACTGTTTTCGCATCGCTCGCGGGAAGAGGATTATGCGCGGGAAGGCCTGGATGGGTTTCTGCAAACCGTGCATGCGCAAATGCGACAGGTGACGGGCCTGCAAGCCCTGCTCTACGTGATTAACTGTCTGCTGATTTTCTCGACCAGTGCTGCTGCAATCGGCCTTTGGCTTGCTGCAGATGTATCCACCGGGGCCATTGCTGTGGCCATCGGACTGGCCCTGCGGCTCAACGGCATGTCGCAATGGATCATGTGGGAATTGTCAGCCCTGTTTGAAAATATCGGCACGGTGGAAGATGGTATCACCACATTGTCCAATGACCGCGACATTACCGACGCTTCGACAGCGCCAACTCTGTCGCGGGTGGATGGTGCAGTGTCGTTTGACCATGTGGGATTTCACTATGGCAAGCTGGATAATCAGCAGAACGCTGCTGACAGCAATGAAGACGGCGATCCTGGCAAAGGTGTGCTGCATGACATTACGCTCGGCATTGCACCGGGGGAGAAAATCGGTCTGGTCGGGCGCTCCGGTGCGGGCAAGTCCACCTTGGTGAACCTGCTGCTGCGGCTTTATGATGTGGAAAGCGGGCGCATCACCATTGATGGCCACAATATCGCAAAAGTCACCCAGAACTCCCTGCGCGGTCAGATTTCCATGGTGACGCAGGATACCTCCCTGCTGCACCGCTCGGTGCGGGAAAACATTCTCTATGGCCGGCCCGATGCCAGTGAAGCTGATATGATTCAGGCAGCCACTCAGGCGGAGGCCATGGAGTTCATTGCTGATCTGGTGGATCCCAAAGGTCGACAGGGCTTTGATGCCCATGTGGGCGAGCGCGGGGTTAAACTCTCCGGCGGTCAGCGCCAGCGCATAGCGATTGCACGGGTGTTGCTGAAAGACGCCCCTATCCTCATTCTGGATGAGGCGACGTCGGCGCTGGATTCAGAAGTTGAGGCTGCCATTCAAGAGCAATTGTTCAATCTGATGAAAGGCAAGACCGTGATTGCCATTGCCCACCGTCTGTCGACCATTGCAACAATGGATCGTCTGGTTGTGATGGATGGCGGACACATTGCAGAGACAGGCACCCATGAGGCGCTGATTGCCAATGACGGGCTTTATGCCAGCCTGTGGCACCGCCAGTCCGGGGGCTTTCTGGGTGGCGTAGATCAGACTGTGGCAGCCGAGTAA
- the hisH gene encoding imidazole glycerol phosphate synthase subunit HisH: MRVAIIDYGSGNLRSAEKSFQRAARERDIAADIVVTDDPDFVAKADRIVLPGVGAFADCRAGLFAIDGLVEALRDSVEQRAVPFFGICVGMQLMASRGLEKEVSHGLGWIAGDVVPIKPLDPELKIPQMGWNTLLEQRAHPVCDGIQLGPDGLNAYFVHSYHMVPENPDHIVALTDHGGPVTAIVARDNLIGTQFHPEKSQQLGLSLIGNFLNWWPAKSRAQIDAVAANA, from the coding sequence ATGCGTGTCGCGATTATTGACTACGGGTCCGGCAATTTGCGCTCTGCTGAAAAATCCTTCCAGCGGGCTGCGCGGGAACGCGACATTGCAGCTGACATTGTCGTGACCGATGATCCCGACTTTGTTGCAAAGGCTGATCGGATCGTATTGCCCGGCGTAGGTGCATTTGCCGATTGCCGCGCTGGCTTGTTTGCGATCGATGGTCTGGTGGAGGCTTTGCGCGACAGTGTGGAACAGCGCGCAGTGCCGTTTTTCGGCATATGTGTTGGCATGCAGCTGATGGCCAGTCGTGGTCTGGAAAAGGAAGTTTCTCATGGTCTGGGCTGGATTGCCGGGGATGTGGTTCCCATCAAACCCTTGGACCCGGAACTGAAAATCCCGCAAATGGGGTGGAATACGCTTCTTGAGCAGCGCGCACATCCGGTCTGTGACGGCATTCAATTGGGGCCAGACGGTCTCAACGCCTATTTTGTCCATTCCTATCATATGGTGCCAGAAAATCCGGATCATATCGTTGCCCTGACGGACCATGGAGGTCCGGTCACGGCCATCGTGGCGCGTGACAATCTGATCGGCACACAATTTCACCCGGAAAAAAGCCAGCAGCTTGGCCTGTCGCTGATCGGCAATTTCCTGAACTGGTGGCCAGCGAAAAGCCGGGCACAGATTGATGCTGTGGCAGCCAACGCCTGA
- a CDS encoding phosphoribosyl-ATP diphosphatase encodes MSTFSLNDLEAIIEQRSSAGAETSYTARLLEKGPLKCAEKFGEEAVELALATAAQEQEDVANEAADVLYHLMVLLRARGVGLDQVMEILNQRTAQSGLAEKAARTSPE; translated from the coding sequence ATGAGCACATTTTCTCTGAACGATCTGGAAGCCATTATCGAGCAACGCAGTTCGGCGGGTGCGGAGACATCCTATACGGCGCGCCTGCTTGAAAAGGGGCCCTTGAAATGCGCCGAAAAGTTTGGCGAAGAGGCTGTTGAACTGGCGTTGGCAACCGCTGCGCAAGAGCAGGAAGACGTGGCGAATGAAGCTGCCGATGTTTTGTATCATCTGATGGTTTTGCTGCGCGCACGTGGTGTTGGGCTGGATCAGGTAATGGAAATTCTTAACCAACGTACCGCACAATCCGGTCTTGCGGAAAAAGCCGCACGCACTTCGCCTGAGTAA
- a CDS encoding aspartate-semialdehyde dehydrogenase — MGYKIAVVGATGNVGREVLSILDERGFPADEVVALASRRSQGTEVSYGDKTLRVQALDNYDFTGTDIAIMSAGGDISKTMAPKIAAKGCVVIDNSSAWRYDPDVPLIVPEVNPDAISGFSKKNIIANPNCSTAQLVVALKPLHDKAKIKRVVVSTYQSVSGAGKEGADELFTQTRAVFVSDPLETNKFTKRIAFNVIPHIDVFLDDGSTKEEWKMVAETKKILDKSIKLTATAVRVPVFVGHAEAVNIEFENEITADEARDILREAPGCLVVDKREDGGYVTPYESAGEDATFISRIREDSTIENGLNLWVVSDNLRKGAALNTVQIAELLVNRGLLKAQSAA; from the coding sequence ATGGGTTACAAAATAGCAGTTGTCGGGGCCACCGGCAATGTCGGCCGTGAGGTCCTGTCAATTCTGGACGAGCGCGGATTTCCTGCAGACGAAGTGGTGGCACTTGCCTCACGCCGCAGTCAGGGAACGGAAGTCTCTTATGGCGACAAGACCCTGCGCGTGCAGGCCCTCGACAATTATGATTTTACCGGCACCGACATTGCGATCATGTCAGCCGGTGGTGACATATCGAAAACCATGGCGCCAAAAATCGCAGCCAAGGGCTGTGTTGTCATCGATAATTCCTCGGCCTGGCGTTATGATCCTGATGTGCCCCTGATTGTTCCCGAAGTAAATCCTGATGCGATCAGCGGATTTTCAAAAAAGAACATCATTGCAAATCCCAACTGCTCGACAGCTCAACTGGTTGTGGCGCTGAAGCCGCTGCATGACAAAGCCAAGATCAAGCGCGTTGTTGTCTCAACCTATCAGTCTGTATCGGGTGCCGGCAAAGAGGGCGCAGACGAGTTGTTTACGCAGACCCGTGCTGTATTCGTGTCCGATCCGCTGGAGACCAACAAATTCACAAAGCGCATTGCCTTCAATGTTATTCCCCACATTGATGTGTTTCTGGATGATGGCTCCACCAAGGAAGAGTGGAAGATGGTTGCCGAGACAAAGAAAATACTCGACAAATCCATCAAGCTGACCGCAACCGCTGTGCGTGTTCCGGTTTTTGTGGGGCATGCAGAAGCCGTCAATATCGAGTTTGAAAACGAGATTACCGCCGATGAGGCGCGCGATATTCTGCGTGAGGCACCCGGTTGTCTGGTGGTCGACAAGCGCGAAGATGGTGGCTACGTCACGCCTTATGAATCGGCAGGCGAAGATGCCACTTTCATTTCACGTATCCGCGAAGACAGCACCATCGAAAACGGCCTGAACCTGTGGGTTGTGTCCGATAATCTGCGCAAGGGCGCCGCGCTCAATACAGTTCAGATTGCCGAATTGCTGGTTAATCGCGGATTGCTGAAAGCCCAATCGGCAGCCTGA
- the hisF gene encoding imidazole glycerol phosphate synthase subunit HisF has translation MLKIRVIPCLDVKEGRVVKGVNFVDLIDAGDPVQAAIAYDAAGADELCFLDITASHEDRGILLDVVRETAEHCFMPLTVGGGVREVADIRSLLLAGADKVSINTAAVKNPDFVREAADKFGNQCIVVAIDAKRVSGPDEPDRFEIFTHGGREATGIDAVAFAKQVVALGAGEILLTSMDRDGTKIGYNLPLTKAIADAVHVPVIASGGVGNLDHLVEGVTGGHASAVLAASIFHFGTYTIAEAKAHMAKAGLPMRLV, from the coding sequence ATGCTGAAAATCCGTGTCATTCCATGCCTTGATGTCAAGGAAGGCCGTGTGGTCAAGGGTGTCAATTTTGTCGATCTGATTGATGCAGGTGATCCGGTTCAGGCCGCTATTGCCTATGATGCTGCCGGTGCCGACGAGCTGTGTTTCCTGGATATCACAGCCAGCCATGAAGACCGTGGCATTTTGCTGGATGTCGTGCGCGAGACGGCGGAACATTGCTTCATGCCGCTGACCGTTGGTGGCGGCGTCAGGGAAGTTGCAGATATCCGCAGCCTGCTGCTGGCCGGTGCCGACAAGGTTTCGATCAACACGGCTGCGGTGAAAAACCCGGACTTTGTGCGTGAGGCCGCAGACAAATTTGGCAATCAGTGCATCGTCGTCGCCATTGACGCAAAACGCGTTTCTGGACCCGATGAACCGGACCGGTTTGAAATTTTCACCCATGGCGGGCGCGAAGCAACCGGCATTGATGCTGTTGCTTTTGCCAAACAGGTGGTTGCCTTGGGCGCCGGAGAAATTCTTCTGACCAGTATGGACCGGGACGGAACCAAGATCGGGTACAATCTGCCACTTACCAAAGCCATTGCCGACGCTGTTCATGTGCCGGTGATTGCCTCCGGCGGTGTTGGCAATCTGGATCACCTTGTAGAAGGTGTCACTGGCGGCCATGCAAGCGCCGTTCTCGCAGCCTCAATTTTTCACTTTGGCACCTATACGATTGCCGAAGCCAAGGCGCATATGGCCAAAGCTGGCCTGCCGATGCGGCTTGTGTGA
- a CDS encoding SH3 domain-containing protein, which translates to MSFKLMQFGPAVRKQYRRICLGKVLSIACVSLIAFTFSMFGPGPGAAFAQSADERGIRVGTSGLPLPRFVSLKSNQVNVRVGPGRDYDIAWIFVKGGLPVEVFQESDNWRRIRDAAGNSGWVFHSLLSGRRTALVTPWTSDAEPLPLYRERSIGAKLNARLETGLLLNIDECDGEWCRADVRDGNDQSYRGFVQQNKLWGVYTNEEFED; encoded by the coding sequence ATGAGTTTTAAATTGATGCAATTTGGACCGGCAGTGCGAAAGCAGTACCGAAGGATATGCCTTGGCAAGGTCTTATCCATCGCCTGCGTGAGCTTGATCGCGTTTACATTTTCGATGTTTGGTCCGGGTCCCGGCGCTGCCTTTGCTCAATCAGCCGATGAGCGTGGCATTCGCGTTGGTACGTCTGGTCTGCCTCTGCCCCGCTTTGTAAGCCTGAAATCCAATCAGGTGAATGTGCGCGTTGGTCCTGGGCGGGACTACGATATCGCCTGGATTTTCGTCAAAGGCGGCTTGCCGGTTGAAGTTTTTCAGGAATCCGACAATTGGCGGCGCATTCGCGATGCTGCCGGAAATTCCGGTTGGGTGTTTCACAGCCTCCTATCAGGACGCAGAACCGCGCTGGTGACCCCATGGACCAGTGATGCCGAACCATTGCCGCTCTATCGCGAGCGCAGCATCGGCGCAAAACTCAATGCAAGACTGGAAACCGGCCTGCTGCTGAATATTGATGAATGCGATGGCGAATGGTGCCGTGCAGACGTAAGAGACGGAAATGACCAGAGCTATCGCGGGTTCGTCCAGCAGAATAAATTATGGGGTGTCTACACCAATGAAGAATTTGAGGATTAG
- a CDS encoding D-glycerate dehydrogenase, with translation MSRSKTLVVVTRKLPEQVETRMRELFNARLNLDDHAMTQAELVDAVKTADVLVPTVTDRIDAAIINQAGPQLKLIANFGNGVDNIDVGAAHDKGIVITNTPNVLTEDTADMTMALILAVPRRLAEGAAILPDGEHWSGWSPTWMTGRRISGKRLGIVGMGRIGQAVARRAKAFGLAIHYHNRRPLPAEIEDSLEATYWDSLDQMLARMDIISVNCPHTPGTYHLLSARRLQLMRPEAYVVNTARGEIIDENALLKMLEEDKLAGAGLDVFEHEPAINPKLLKLAQTNKVVLLPHMGSATIEGRIDMGDKVIVNIKSLLDGHAAPDRILPSMV, from the coding sequence ATGTCGAGATCAAAAACGCTGGTTGTGGTAACGCGGAAACTGCCGGAACAGGTGGAAACGCGCATGCGCGAGTTGTTCAATGCGCGGCTCAATTTAGACGATCACGCCATGACACAGGCGGAATTGGTGGATGCTGTGAAGACAGCCGATGTGCTTGTGCCCACAGTTACCGATCGTATCGACGCCGCCATCATCAATCAGGCCGGGCCGCAATTGAAGCTGATTGCCAATTTCGGAAATGGTGTGGATAACATTGATGTAGGTGCTGCCCACGACAAGGGAATTGTCATCACCAACACGCCAAATGTGCTTACCGAAGACACCGCTGACATGACCATGGCGCTGATTCTTGCTGTGCCACGCCGCCTGGCCGAAGGCGCTGCGATACTTCCTGACGGCGAACACTGGTCAGGCTGGTCGCCAACATGGATGACCGGGCGTCGCATATCGGGAAAGCGCCTCGGCATTGTTGGCATGGGCCGCATTGGACAGGCTGTTGCACGCCGCGCCAAAGCGTTTGGACTGGCGATCCATTATCACAACCGCCGGCCACTGCCAGCCGAAATTGAAGACAGCCTTGAAGCCACCTATTGGGACAGTCTTGATCAGATGCTGGCGCGGATGGATATCATTTCTGTCAATTGCCCTCACACGCCCGGCACCTATCATCTCCTGTCAGCCCGGCGGCTGCAATTGATGCGCCCCGAAGCCTATGTGGTAAACACGGCGCGCGGCGAGATCATTGATGAAAATGCGCTCCTGAAAATGCTGGAAGAGGACAAGTTGGCGGGAGCCGGACTGGATGTGTTTGAACATGAGCCAGCCATCAATCCCAAACTGCTGAAGCTGGCTCAGACCAACAAGGTTGTGCTGCTGCCACATATGGGATCTGCGACCATCGAAGGACGCATTGATATGGGCGACAAGGTGATTGTGAACATCAAATCACTGTTGGACGGCCATGCCGCGCCGGACCGTATTCTGCCAAGCATGGTTTAA
- the hisA gene encoding 1-(5-phosphoribosyl)-5-[(5-phosphoribosylamino)methylideneamino]imidazole-4-carboxamide isomerase — translation MILFPAIDLKDGQCVRLKLGDMNQATVFNDSPGAQAKAFEDQGFEWLHVVDLDGAFAGESRNGAAVDAILAATSNPVQLGGGIRTLDHIEAWLSKGLARVILGTIAVRDPALVRQACAEFPGKVAVGIDARSGHVAVEGWAETSDLTVLDMAKRFEDAGVAAIIYTDIDRDGVLAGINWDSTLELANHVSIPVIASGGLASMTDIQRMTQGDAQILEGAISGRALYDGRIDPTEALTLLKKAA, via the coding sequence ATGATCCTTTTTCCAGCCATTGATTTGAAAGACGGCCAGTGTGTGCGCCTGAAACTGGGTGACATGAATCAGGCGACCGTCTTCAATGACAGTCCCGGCGCTCAGGCCAAAGCCTTTGAAGATCAGGGTTTCGAATGGTTGCATGTGGTCGATCTGGATGGTGCATTTGCCGGTGAAAGCCGCAACGGCGCAGCTGTGGATGCGATTTTGGCCGCCACAAGTAATCCGGTGCAGTTGGGTGGCGGCATTCGCACTCTGGATCACATTGAAGCCTGGCTTTCAAAAGGGCTTGCCCGGGTCATTTTGGGAACAATTGCTGTGCGGGACCCTGCTCTTGTGCGGCAGGCCTGTGCTGAATTTCCGGGAAAAGTTGCCGTTGGCATTGATGCCCGCTCCGGCCATGTGGCCGTGGAAGGCTGGGCCGAGACATCTGATCTGACGGTTCTGGATATGGCCAAGCGGTTTGAAGATGCAGGCGTTGCAGCCATCATCTACACCGATATTGACCGGGATGGTGTTCTGGCTGGCATTAACTGGGACAGCACATTGGAGCTTGCCAATCATGTGTCCATTCCGGTGATTGCATCGGGCGGCCTTGCCTCCATGACTGACATTCAAAGAATGACGCAGGGCGACGCGCAGATTCTGGAAGGTGCCATTTCCGGACGGGCGCTTTATGATGGGCGGATTGATCCGACCGAAGCCCTGACACTGTTGAAGAAAGCTGCGTGA
- a CDS encoding ABC transporter substrate-binding protein: protein MQNKAVREAIDLSLDRKRIANLLFGPQSQTCCLPYSSNSLAHFEEFDNCEYDLDKARTVLEGAGVELPLEVKF, encoded by the coding sequence CTGCAGAACAAGGCCGTTCGTGAGGCGATTGATCTGTCACTGGACAGGAAACGCATTGCCAATCTGCTGTTTGGTCCTCAGTCCCAGACCTGCTGCCTGCCATATTCGTCCAACTCGTTGGCCCATTTCGAAGAATTTGACAATTGCGAGTATGATCTGGACAAGGCAAGGACGGTTCTGGAAGGCGCAGGCGTTGAACTTCCGCTGGAAGTCAAATTCTGA
- a CDS encoding DUF2628 domain-containing protein, protein MQSYTVHTPPSPSQHERLSIAVFVRDGFHIVALIAPPVWLLWYRQWLGLALYIAALVVLDFATDIASFWALSIVNFLFGLGIALEASTLRRWRLSAKGWQLAGVVSAYDLEDAEERFFASLDEDRKPANTPVRVTSGIPSIRAKPAAPNIIGYQS, encoded by the coding sequence ATGCAGTCCTATACTGTTCACACACCGCCTTCGCCATCGCAGCACGAGCGCTTGTCAATAGCTGTTTTCGTGCGCGACGGATTTCATATTGTGGCGCTGATTGCGCCGCCGGTCTGGCTGCTTTGGTACCGTCAATGGCTGGGCCTGGCGCTGTATATTGCTGCGCTGGTGGTGCTGGATTTTGCCACCGATATTGCTTCTTTTTGGGCCCTTTCCATCGTCAATTTTCTATTTGGTCTTGGCATTGCGCTGGAGGCCAGCACATTGCGGCGCTGGCGGCTGAGTGCCAAAGGGTGGCAGCTGGCAGGTGTTGTGTCGGCGTATGATCTTGAGGATGCGGAAGAGCGGTTTTTTGCCAGTCTTGATGAAGATCGTAAACCGGCGAACACACCTGTGCGCGTGACTTCGGGAATCCCCTCTATTCGCGCAAAACCCGCGGCACCTAACATTATCGGATATCAGTCATGA
- the coaA gene encoding type I pantothenate kinase: MSLPKPSERSLHEGSLSPYRIYDVEHWSKLRADTPMTLSINEIRRLQSLNDPISVEEVERVYLPLARLLFHYVKATQGLFQATAQFLDMKDRKVPFIIGLAGSVSAGKSTTARVLQALLSRWPSMPKVDLITTDGFLYPNAVLKAEGLMERKGFPESYDVTALLRFLTDIKAGKQFATAPLYSHLIYDVVPNETVTISNPDILILEGLNVLQVRDLPPGGDSVPFVSDFFDFSIYLDADEVFVQQWYRERFLRLRETAFRDPKSFFRTFAELTEQDAVATADDIWARINRPNLLENILPTRQRADLILHKGGDHKIDQVALRRL; this comes from the coding sequence ATGAGCTTGCCAAAACCATCTGAACGCAGCCTGCATGAAGGCTCTCTTTCCCCCTATCGCATCTATGATGTCGAGCATTGGTCAAAACTGCGCGCCGATACACCGATGACACTGTCAATCAATGAAATCCGCAGACTGCAAAGTCTGAATGATCCGATATCGGTTGAAGAGGTTGAGCGGGTCTATCTGCCGCTTGCCCGTCTGCTGTTCCATTATGTCAAGGCAACACAAGGCCTGTTTCAGGCGACCGCCCAGTTTCTTGATATGAAAGACAGGAAAGTGCCGTTTATCATCGGGTTGGCCGGATCGGTCTCGGCAGGCAAATCCACCACAGCCCGTGTCCTGCAGGCCCTGCTGTCACGCTGGCCCTCCATGCCCAAGGTAGATCTGATAACCACGGACGGTTTTCTGTATCCCAATGCTGTGTTGAAAGCTGAGGGCCTGATGGAGCGCAAGGGATTCCCGGAAAGCTACGATGTGACCGCGTTGCTGCGCTTTCTGACCGATATCAAGGCCGGAAAGCAATTTGCAACCGCGCCGCTCTATTCGCACCTGATTTACGATGTGGTGCCGAACGAAACGGTAACGATTTCCAATCCGGATATTCTGATCCTGGAAGGGTTGAATGTTTTGCAAGTCCGCGACCTGCCACCGGGCGGTGACAGTGTTCCCTTCGTCTCGGACTTTTTTGATTTTTCAATTTATCTGGATGCAGATGAGGTCTTTGTTCAGCAATGGTACAGAGAGCGGTTTTTGCGCCTACGGGAAACTGCATTCCGCGATCCGAAAAGTTTCTTCAGGACCTTTGCTGAATTGACGGAACAGGATGCAGTGGCCACGGCTGATGATATCTGGGCACGGATCAACCGGCCCAATCTGCTGGAGAACATTTTGCCCACACGGCAACGCGCTGATCTGATCCTGCACAAGGGCGGAGATCACAAAATTGATCAAGTGGCATTGCGCCGACTTTAG